The nucleotide sequence gacttttagtatataatagatagatagatagatttttcACGCTATTGTTGtagcaaactgaaacatgtcgctaatgttgcatcgaactgatagttttgtcattaaagttgcagttttctgaaatttgctAAGCATAAAAGGATGTATTTGCTATGatccaaaataacaagtaaAAGAGCATtagagagtaaaaaaaaagtaactagCATGCATGGTATGCCGAATAATTTGCTAGGCAATCAACACTATAACACCGAACATCGCAATcttattaaagaaaaaaaaacacacacacacatactcgATCGATGAACTTAACAACCTGCATGCGCGTAGTACATATACTAGCAAATGcataaatataattaattaatttccagCTGAAACCACCTACTAATTGTAATTAACAGTAACGGCTGCTCTCGATGATTTGCCAATTGTCGTCGTAccgagccgccggcggcggcggcgacggcgacggcggggcagCCACCTCGTGGTTCTTGTGTGGCACGTAGTGACGAGCAGGCACCGCtcttgccgccaccgccacgggaTGCTTCTCCCcgtagccgccgccgttcgGGACGCCCGCCGCGAACTGATCATGAGCTGgtggctgccgcggcggcggcgggggcttcTCACAGCAAGGCAACGGCAGCGGCGTCTCCGGCGCAGAAGGAGGACGAGCTGCGGGCgaccggcgtggcggcggcgccacgtgatggctgtcgtcgtcgtcgacgccttCTCTGTTGCTGTACGGCGTCGCTGCAGgacgacgtggcggcggcggctcaggcGGCAGCACGGCTGGGTAGAACGAGGGCGGCGGCTTGAGCGGTGGTTCatctggcggcggtggctgtgCGGTTATGaactgctgctgcggcggcggcttgagGGGTGGGTCAtcgtgtggcggcggcggcggcggtttggtggcggcggcgtggggtgcCGGTGGTGGTTCGTGTTGTTTGGGGTGGCAGCAGAAGAGGTTGCAGGAAGTGTTGTCGCAGGAGAGGTTAAGGGATGGGCATCCAGACATGCTTTGCTTTCCTTTGCTTGCTTGTCTCTACCCCCGCTGGCTTAAGGTCGACACTTGGGTTGGGTTTATATACAGGGACTAGATGATGCTCTGCGGTTTGTTACGAAATATGTCATATGTGGATGAATGTACGATAGATATTAGTATAAAGAAAC is from Oryza sativa Japonica Group chromosome 9, ASM3414082v1 and encodes:
- the LOC112936465 gene encoding leucine-rich repeat extensin-like protein 3, which produces MSGCPSLNLSCDNTSCNLFCCHPKQHEPPPAPHAAATKPPPPPPHDDPPLKPPPQQQFITAQPPPPDEPPLKPPPSFYPAVLPPEPPPPRRPAATPYSNREGVDDDDSHHVAPPPRRSPAARPPSAPETPLPLPCCEKPPPPPRQPPAHDQFAAGVPNGGGYGEKHPVAVAARAVPARHYVPHKNHEVAAPPSPSPPPPAARYDDNWQIIESSRYC